A portion of the Lysinibacillus timonensis genome contains these proteins:
- a CDS encoding PP2C family protein-serine/threonine phosphatase, producing MMYNRSLIQENILMNSNNKTLEREIHLAKDIQNKLLNGELPKLKKDEVSGISIPARLIGGDYFDFYPLPNGKIRIVIGDVMGKGIPAAMLMILTRGAFRTAAESTKGPGDTLTAMNKAIYKDLRTLNSFVTVFCADWDLVSGTFTYASAGHSTPVVIKSNKKQVMIPPVKGIMLGGLPSQIYKEKEVFLSEGDLVFLYTDGIVEAVNQDGEMYKVERLQRTLESICTKNLKKIEDDIIDSLEEFTRGMPQKDDITMVMLKIGKGSSEISSYNVPLV from the coding sequence ATGATGTATAACCGTTCATTAATTCAAGAAAATATTTTGATGAATTCAAATAACAAAACACTAGAACGTGAGATACATTTAGCAAAGGATATTCAAAATAAATTATTAAATGGCGAGCTGCCAAAATTAAAGAAAGACGAAGTTTCAGGTATTTCAATCCCCGCAAGATTAATTGGTGGAGATTATTTCGATTTTTACCCTCTTCCGAATGGAAAAATTCGGATTGTTATCGGAGATGTCATGGGGAAAGGGATCCCAGCTGCGATGTTAATGATTTTGACGCGGGGAGCATTTCGAACTGCTGCCGAATCAACAAAAGGGCCAGGAGATACGTTAACCGCCATGAATAAAGCCATCTATAAAGATTTAAGAACATTGAATTCATTTGTTACCGTCTTTTGTGCTGATTGGGATTTAGTGTCCGGAACGTTTACATATGCAAGTGCAGGGCATTCAACCCCAGTTGTCATAAAGAGTAATAAGAAACAGGTTATGATTCCACCTGTTAAAGGAATTATGTTAGGTGGATTGCCAAGCCAAATATATAAGGAAAAAGAAGTTTTCTTGTCTGAGGGTGATTTGGTATTCCTATATACAGACGGAATTGTGGAAGCAGTAAATCAGGACGGAGAGATGTATAAAGTTGAAAGGTTACAACGAACGTTGGAATCAATATGTACAAAAAATCTAAAGAAAATTGAAGATGATATCATTGACAGTTTAGAAGAATTTACTAGAGGTATGCCGCAAAAAGATGATATTACAATGGTGATGTTGAAAATTGGTAAAGGAAGTTCAGAGATTTCAAGTTACAATGTCCCATTAGTGTAA
- a CDS encoding STAS domain-containing protein produces MFSFNIIEQDEKLKVSLVGDLDIEATEIVEDELSFQLQDTSGQVELDFQQIDFVDSSGIGLLITIISILKESNRNPTIINLNEDVKQVFQLLQLEEIFGKGVLVA; encoded by the coding sequence ATGTTCAGTTTTAATATAATAGAACAAGATGAAAAGTTGAAAGTTTCATTAGTAGGAGACTTGGACATTGAAGCAACTGAGATCGTTGAAGATGAATTAAGTTTCCAACTTCAAGATACATCCGGACAAGTAGAACTCGATTTTCAACAAATTGATTTTGTCGACTCTTCTGGAATTGGCCTACTCATAACAATAATAAGTATTCTAAAAGAATCGAATCGAAACCCGACCATTATAAATTTAAATGAAGACGTCAAGCAAGTGTTTCAATTACTTCAATTGGAAGAGATATTTGGTAAAGGTGTTTTGGTTGCATAA
- a CDS encoding DUF342 domain-containing protein encodes MGEFITSKGRDAKEAVDLALALLGREISEVEIEIIKPEEKKFFGMKSKPAVVQVRVMDEITNESSSIHYHSKMENEKPEVVNTMEPQFIEQLLTDMEKGNRTGNHQPMNHQSHEQYLTTSTSSQLSSSMDQLNAESLSGKAWVVNGVVYCKDAEDRYPLIEPTKDIRIFKNGKLITSTEIMSEKDVVKIEETIEEIFPEWDIKISADRLEVYMDVKTGKRISRKPKDMMPRHRVKIEVDEECQLIFIDPSDVWNRLTELQVIHGLDHAAINAACTSIEDGRFLIAKGTPATQGKNGAFRLFNDYEIKKQLKERVNGSVDFRETREFPSVHVGQIIGEAIPPVKGKTGIAVTGEEIKPERVYPIILKAGTGVILVDGVKVVSTQSGYPEVKKIGQLVTVSVVPKLIIHHDVTIETGNVHYLGAVEVKASIQDNMTVEAKGNIKIEGNVIRAKVLSNKSVIIDKNIIASCITSGNGVLVKLDLANGLLRLTDDLVNMISAIKQLSNVAAFKANSLKETGLGPLLSIFFNSKFRTIPTLIATLVNKIHEHSSVLESEWMEFADMATRAFAIPHHSSIRDVEQIEGIVNLAKLLYTPILNENESDSSFIRADFVQKSDLYSSGDIIISGQGVYSSNLFARKNVKINGFIRGGEIYAGESVIINEVGYRGSSFVKVSVEKGGFIKIKKASGNTTIQVGGQSQILYNQASNIYARLDEMGKLVVSKEELHVQF; translated from the coding sequence ATGGGAGAATTCATCACTTCGAAGGGTAGAGACGCAAAAGAAGCCGTTGATTTAGCTTTAGCATTATTAGGCAGGGAAATATCTGAAGTTGAAATTGAAATAATAAAACCAGAAGAAAAGAAATTTTTTGGTATGAAATCCAAACCAGCTGTCGTCCAAGTAAGAGTGATGGATGAAATCACGAATGAATCTTCATCTATTCATTATCATTCAAAAATGGAGAATGAGAAACCCGAAGTGGTGAATACGATGGAGCCACAATTCATTGAACAATTGTTAACTGATATGGAAAAAGGGAATCGTACAGGAAATCATCAACCTATGAATCACCAGTCGCATGAACAATATCTAACTACTAGTACAAGCAGTCAATTATCTAGTTCAATGGATCAATTAAATGCAGAGAGCCTAAGCGGAAAAGCATGGGTTGTCAATGGAGTAGTGTATTGCAAAGATGCAGAAGATCGCTATCCATTAATTGAACCTACAAAAGATATTCGTATATTTAAAAATGGTAAATTAATCACATCAACAGAAATCATGAGCGAGAAAGATGTAGTTAAAATTGAAGAAACGATTGAAGAGATTTTCCCGGAATGGGATATCAAAATAAGTGCAGATCGATTAGAAGTATATATGGACGTGAAGACGGGGAAAAGAATAAGTCGAAAACCGAAAGATATGATGCCTCGTCATCGCGTTAAAATTGAGGTCGATGAAGAATGCCAATTAATATTTATCGACCCAAGTGATGTATGGAATAGACTAACTGAATTACAAGTCATTCATGGATTAGACCATGCTGCAATAAATGCTGCGTGTACTTCAATTGAAGATGGACGTTTCTTAATTGCAAAAGGAACACCAGCTACACAAGGAAAAAATGGAGCTTTTCGCCTTTTCAATGATTATGAAATAAAAAAACAACTAAAAGAACGTGTTAATGGCTCAGTAGATTTTAGAGAAACGAGAGAATTTCCTTCCGTGCATGTTGGACAAATTATAGGTGAAGCTATACCACCTGTAAAAGGAAAAACGGGTATTGCGGTTACTGGGGAAGAAATTAAACCGGAAAGAGTTTATCCAATTATATTAAAAGCTGGTACAGGTGTGATTTTAGTAGATGGTGTAAAAGTAGTGTCGACACAATCAGGATATCCTGAGGTTAAAAAAATTGGTCAACTTGTTACCGTATCTGTAGTACCGAAATTAATTATTCATCACGATGTAACAATTGAGACAGGAAACGTTCACTATTTAGGTGCTGTAGAAGTAAAGGCGTCCATTCAAGATAATATGACAGTCGAAGCGAAAGGAAATATTAAAATAGAGGGAAATGTCATTCGTGCCAAAGTCCTATCAAACAAGTCGGTCATAATCGATAAAAACATTATTGCGAGTTGTATTACTTCTGGAAATGGAGTTTTGGTCAAACTTGATTTGGCGAATGGATTGTTGAGATTGACAGATGATTTAGTGAATATGATTTCCGCAATTAAGCAACTATCAAATGTTGCTGCTTTCAAAGCGAATTCATTAAAAGAGACTGGTCTTGGCCCTCTGCTATCTATCTTTTTTAATAGTAAATTTAGAACAATCCCAACTTTAATTGCGACTCTCGTCAATAAAATACATGAACATTCTTCTGTGTTAGAATCTGAATGGATGGAATTTGCCGACATGGCAACTAGAGCTTTTGCCATTCCCCATCACTCATCAATAAGAGATGTAGAACAAATAGAAGGAATTGTAAATCTAGCAAAACTCTTGTACACACCAATATTAAATGAAAACGAAAGTGATTCATCCTTTATCCGAGCTGACTTTGTTCAAAAAAGTGATCTTTATTCGAGTGGGGATATTATCATTTCCGGCCAAGGTGTTTATAGTTCTAATTTATTCGCAAGGAAAAATGTAAAAATCAACGGCTTTATCCGAGGTGGCGAGATTTATGCAGGTGAAAGTGTCATCATTAATGAAGTAGGATATAGAGGTAGTTCTTTTGTGAAAGTCTCAGTAGAAAAAGGAGGCTTCATTAAAATTAAAAAAGCATCAGGAAATACAACAATTCAAGTTGGTGGACAATCCCAAATCTTGTACAACCAAGCCTCTAACATTTACGCAAGATTAGATGAGATGGGAAAATTAGTTGTCTCAAAGGAGGAACTACATGTTCAGTTTTAA